In Centropristis striata isolate RG_2023a ecotype Rhode Island chromosome 5, C.striata_1.0, whole genome shotgun sequence, a single genomic region encodes these proteins:
- the LOC131971178 gene encoding olfactory receptor 4E2-like, producing MKRNSSLNPLYFQFTLFADYGSLRYLFFILCLLIYMTIISANAVIIVTVILEKSLHQPMFIFICSLSLNSLYGSAGFFPRFLSDLLSDNHLTSRPSCFIQIYIIYTYAICELTILSIMAYDRLIAICQPLHYHSKMTVKMVTHLLMCAVLYPTVAVGFCLSLTVRLPLCGNKLHRVFCSNWPVVMLSCVDTTLNNVAGQFLTVTSIFIPTFFVLYSYLRILLVCRRSSSEVRGKALQTCLPHIVTFMTFTFSLFCELSLTRFEADKMNPIMTIVLSLEYLIIPPINNPLVYGLNLPQIRGVVFRFLRKGPTAKI from the coding sequence ATGAAGAGGAACAGCAGCCTGAATCCTTTATACTTTCAGTTCACTCTGTTTGCAGACTATGGGTCACTCAGATATCTGTTCtttattctgtgtctgttgATCTACATGACTATAATCTCTGCTAACGCTGtcattattgtgacagtcatCCTGGAGAAGTCTCTGCATCAGCCcatgtttattttcatctgcAGTCTTTCTTTGAACTCTCTGTACGGCTCGGCCGGCTTCTTCCCCAGGTTTCTGTCTGACCTTCTGTCTGACAATCATTTGACCTCACGTCCCTCATGTTTCATTCAGATCTACATCATTTACACCTATGCAATATGTGAGCTGACTATTCTGAGCATCATGGCCTACGATAGACTCATTGCTATTTGCCAGCCTTTACATTATCACAGTAAAATGACAGTTAAGATGGTGACACATCTTCTAATGTGCGCAGTGCTCTACCCTACTGTTGCTGTTGGCTTCTGTCTGTCCCTTACTGTTCGATTACCGTTATGTGGAAATAAATTGCACCGGGTTTTCTGTTCTAACTGGCCTGTGGTTATGCTCTCCTGTGTGGACACAACTCTGAACAATGTAGCAGGTCAGTTTCTCACTGTGACATCGATCTTCATCCCCACATTCTTTGTCCTGTACAGCTATCTGCGTATTCTGCTTGTTTGCAGGAGAAGCTCGTCTGAAGTCAGAGGAAAGGCGTTACAAACCTGCCTGCCTCACATTGTCACATTTATGacctttactttctctctcttctgtgAGCTTTCATTGACTCGGTTTGAGGCAGATAAAATGAATCCGATCATGACAATTGTTTTATCTTTGGAGTATCTGATCATTCCCCCTATCAATAACCCTCTAGTTTATGGCCTGAATCTGCCTCAGATTAGAGGTGTGGTTTTTAGATTTTTGAGGAAGGGTCCTACTGCCAAAATTTAG
- the LOC131971181 gene encoding olfactory receptor 4E2-like gives MKRNGSLNPLYFQFTLFADYGSLRYLFFILCLLIYMTIISANAVIIVTVILEKSLHQPMYIFICSLSLNSLYGSAGFFPRFLSDLLSDTHLTSRPSCFIQIYIIYTYASCELTILSIMSYDRLVAICQPLHYHSKMTVKKVTHLLMCAVLYPAVAIGFGVSLTVRLPLCGNKLHRVFCSNWPVVQLSCVDTTLNNVAGQFITVTSIFIPMFFVLYSYLRILLVCRRSSSEVRGKALQTCLPHIVTFMTFSFSLFCELSLTRFEADKMNPIMTIVLSLEYLIIPPINNPLVYGLNLPQIRGVVFRFLRKGPTAKI, from the coding sequence ATGAAGAGGAACGGCAGCCTGAATCCTTTATACTTTCAGTTCACTCTGTTTGCAGACTATGGGTCACTCAGATATCTGTTCtttattctgtgtctgttgATCTACATGACTATAATCTCTGCTAATGCTGtcattattgtgacagtcatCCTGGAGAAGTCTCTGCATCAGCCCATGTATATTTTCATCTGCAGTCTGTCTTTGAACTCTCTGTACGGCTCGGCCGGCTTCTTCCCCAGGTTTCTGTCTGACCTTCTGTCTGACACTCATTTGACCTCACGTCCCTCATGTTTCATTCAAATCTATATAATTTACACCTATGCATCATGTGAGCTGACTATTCTGAGCATCATGTCCTACGATAGACTCGTTGCTATCTGCCAGCCTTTACATTATCACAGTAAAATGACAGTTAAGAAGGTGACACATCTTCTAATGTGCGCCGTGCTCTACCCTGCTGTTGCTATTGGCTTCGGTGTGTCACTTACTGTTCGATTACCGTTATGTGGAAATAAACTGCACAGGGTTTTCTGTTCTAACTGGCCTGTGGTTCAGCTCTCCTGTGTGGACACAACTCTGAACAATGTAGCAGGTCAGTTTATCACTGTGACATCGATCTTCATCCCCATGTTCTTTGTCCTGTACAGCTATCTGCGTATTCTGCTTGTTTGCAGGAGAAGCTCGTCTGAAGTCAGAGGAAAGGCGTTACAAACCTGCCTGCCTCACATTGTCACATTTAtgaccttttctttctctctcttctgtgAGCTTTCATTGACTCGGTTTGAGGCAGATAAAATGAATCCGATCATGACAATTGTTTTATCTTTGGAGTATCTGATCATTCCCCCTATCAATAACCCTCTAGTTTACGGCCTGAATCTGCCTCAGATTAGAGGTGTGGTTTTTAGATTTTTGAGGAAGGGTCCTACTGCCAAAATTTAG
- the LOC131971166 gene encoding olfactory receptor 6N2-like, which produces MDELNGTIITLGGYVEVNKYRYVYFFLIIIIYLLIICCNLTIVYLIWKHKNLHEPMYIFIAALLLNCVFYSTSVYPKLLIDFLSEKQVILHSACLFQFFMFYTFCSSEFLLLSAMAYDRYVSIFKPLQYPTIMTKTTVSIFLFVAWLLPACHVAVSVIFSAKPKLCSSTLKAIFCNNAIYRLQCVTSKIINIYGVVALLDLVILPILFIVFTYTKIFIMTYRSCKEIRKKAAETCLPHLMVLTSFSILSAYDISIARVESNLPKSVRLIMMLQIVLYQPLFNPLIYGLKMKEISKHLKRLFLPATRI; this is translated from the coding sequence ATGGATGAGTTAAATGGAACAATTATAACTCTTGGTGGGTATGTGGAAGTTAACAAATAcagatatgtttatttttttcttataataataatatatttgttaatAATATGCTGTAATTTAACTATTGTGTACCTTATCTGGAAACACAAAAACCTCCATGAGCCTATGTACATCTTTATTGCAGCTTTGCTATTGAACTGTGTTTTTTACAGCACTAGTGTTTACCCAAAGCTTCTGATAGACTTTTTATCTGAAAAACAGGTCATATTACATTCAGcttgtctttttcagttttttatgttttacacttTCTGCAGTTCAGAGTTCTTACTATTGTCAGCCATGGCCTATGACCGttatgtttctatatttaaaCCTCTTCAATATCCAACTATTATGACAAAAACCACTGTAAGTATTTTCCTGTTTGTTGCTTGGCTTCTGCCTGCTTGTCATGTTGCTGTCTCAGTAATATTCAGTGCTAAACCCAAACTGTGTAGCTCTACTTTAAAGGCAATATTTTGTAATAATGCTATTTACAGACTTCAGTGCGtaacatcaaaaataattaacatATATGGTGTAGTGGCTTTATTAGATCTCGTAATTCTGCCTATTCTCTTCATAGTTTTTACATACACAAAGATATTTATAATGACCTATCGAAGTTGTAAAGAAATCAggaaaaaagcagcagagacCTGTTTACCCCACCTAATGGTTTTAACCAGTTTCTCCATTTTAAGTGCATATGATATCAGTATAGCTCGAGTGGAATCTAATTTGCCGAAATCTGTACGTTTAATAATGATGCTACAAATAGTTTTGTATCAGCCTTTGTTTAATCCACTCATATACGGactcaaaatgaaagaaatttcCAAACACCTCAAAAGGTTGTTCCTTCCAGCCACAAGGATATGA
- the LOC131971184 gene encoding olfactory receptor 4E2-like produces the protein MKRNSSLNPLYFQFTLFADYGSLRYLFFILCLLIYMTIISANAVIIVTVILEKSLHQPMFIFICSLSLNSLYGSSGFFPRFLSDLLSDNHLTTRPSCFIQMYIIYTYASCELTILSIMAYDRLVAICQPLHYHSKMTVKKVTHLLMCAVLYPAVACGFCLSLTVRLPLCGNKLHRVFCSNWPVVQLSCVDTTMNNVAGQFVTVTSIFIPMFFVLYSYLRILLVCRRSSSEVRGKALQTCLPHIVTFMTFTFSLFCELSLTRFEADKMNPIMTIVLSLEYLIIPPINNPLVYGLNLPQIRGVVFRFLRKGPTAKI, from the coding sequence ATGAAGAGGAACAGCAGCCTGAATCCTTTATACTTTCAGTTCACTCTGTTTGCAGACTATGGGTCACTCAGATATCTGTTCtttattctgtgtctgttgATCTACATGACTATAATCTCTGCTAACGCTGtcattattgtgacagtcatCCTGGAGAAGTCTCTGCATCAGCCcatgtttattttcatctgcAGTCTGTCTTTGAACTCTCTGTACGGCTCGTCCGGCTTCTTCCCCAGGTTTCTGTCTGACCTTCTGTCTGACAATCATTTGACCACACGTCCCTCATGTTTCATTCAGATGTACATCATTTACACCTATGCATCATGTGAGCTGACTATTCTGAGCATCATGGCCTACGATAGACTTGTTGCTATTTGCCAGCCTTTACATTATCACAGTAAAATGACAGTTAAGAAGGTGACACATCTTCTAATGTGCGCCGTGCTCTACCCTGCTGTTGCTTGTGGCTTCTGTCTGTCCCTTACTGTTCGATTACCGTTATGTGGAAATAAACTGCACAGGGTTTTCTGTTCTAACTGGCCTGTGGTTCAGCTCTCCTGTGTGGACACAACTATGAACAATGTGGCAGGTCAGTTTGTCACTGTGACATCGATCTTCATCCCCATGTTCTTTGTCCTGTACAGCTATCTGCGTATTCTGCTTGTTTGCAGGAGAAGCTCGTCTGAAGTCAGAGGAAAGGCGTTACAAACCTGCCTGCCTCACATTGTCACATTTATGACttttactttctctctcttctgtgAGCTTTCATTGACTCGCTTTGAGGCAGATAAAATGAATCCGATCATGACAATTGTTTTATCTTTGGAGTATCTGATCATTCCCCCTATCAATAACCCTCTAGTTTACGGCCTGAATCTGCCTCAGATTAGAGGcgttgtttttagatttttgagGAAGGGTCCTACTGCCAAAATTTAG
- the LOC131971182 gene encoding olfactory receptor 4E2-like, which translates to MKRNSSLNPLYFQFTLFADYGSLRYLFFILCLLIYMTIISANAVIIVTVILEKSLHQPMFIFICSLSLNSLYGSSGFFPRFLSDLLSDNHLTTRPSCFIQMYIIYTYASCELTILSIMAYDRLVAICQPLHYHSKMTVKKVTHLLMCAVLYPAVACGFCLSLTVRLPLCGNKLHRVFCSNWPVVQLSCVDTTMNNVAGQFVTVTSIFIPMFFVLYSYLRILLVCRRSSSEVRGKALQTCLPHIVTFMTFTFSLFCELSLTRFEADKMNPIMTIVLSLEYLIIPPINNPLVYGLNLPQIRGVVFRFLRKGPTAKI; encoded by the coding sequence ATGAAGAGGAACAGCAGCCTGAATCCTTTATACTTTCAGTTCACTCTGTTTGCAGACTATGGGTCACTCAGATATCTGTTCtttattctgtgtctgttgATCTACATGACTATAATCTCTGCTAACGCTGtcattattgtgacagtcatCCTGGAGAAGTCTCTGCATCAGCCcatgtttattttcatctgcAGTCTGTCTTTGAACTCTCTGTACGGCTCGTCCGGCTTCTTCCCCAGGTTTCTGTCTGACCTTCTGTCTGACAATCATTTGACCACACGTCCCTCATGTTTCATTCAGATGTACATCATTTACACCTATGCATCATGTGAGCTGACTATTCTGAGCATCATGGCCTACGATAGACTTGTTGCTATTTGCCAGCCTTTACATTATCACAGTAAAATGACAGTTAAGAAGGTGACACATCTTCTAATGTGCGCCGTGCTCTACCCTGCTGTTGCTTGTGGCTTCTGTCTGTCCCTTACTGTTCGATTACCGTTATGTGGAAATAAACTGCACAGGGTTTTCTGTTCTAACTGGCCTGTGGTTCAGCTCTCCTGTGTGGACACAACTATGAACAATGTGGCAGGTCAGTTTGTCACTGTGACATCGATCTTCATCCCCATGTTCTTTGTCCTGTACAGCTATCTGCGTATTCTGCTTGTTTGCAGGAGAAGCTCGTCTGAAGTCAGAGGAAAGGCGTTACAAACCTGCCTGCCTCACATTGTGACATTTATGacctttactttctctctcttctgtgAGCTTTCATTGACTCGCTTTGAGGCAGATAAAATGAATCCGATCATGACAATTGTTTTATCTTTGGAGTATCTGATCATTCCCCCTATCAATAACCCTCTAGTTTACGGCCTGAATCTGCCTCAGATTAGAGGcgttgtttttagatttttgagGAAGGGTCCTACTGCCAAAATTTAG